From Brochothrix thermosphacta DSM 20171 = FSL F6-1036, a single genomic window includes:
- the hpf gene encoding ribosome hibernation-promoting factor, HPF/YfiA family, whose amino-acid sequence MLNYNIRAENFEVTDAIRGYVEKKISKLERYFDDIPEANVNVKMKTYSDKTAKVEVTIPLPRLVLRAEEASEDLYASIDLVSDKLERQIRKHKTKIHRRSRKGSESVKTETVPPTDEHEADFDIVRTKQFQLKPMNSEEAVLQMNMLGHDFFIYNDADSETTNIVYKRRDGKFGLIETE is encoded by the coding sequence ATGTTGAATTATAATATCCGTGCTGAAAATTTTGAGGTCACAGACGCTATCCGAGGTTATGTTGAAAAGAAAATTTCTAAATTAGAACGTTATTTTGATGACATTCCCGAAGCTAATGTGAATGTAAAGATGAAAACATATTCTGATAAAACAGCAAAAGTTGAAGTCACTATTCCTTTACCTCGTTTGGTGTTACGTGCCGAAGAAGCGAGCGAAGATTTATATGCAAGCATTGATTTAGTATCTGATAAATTAGAGCGTCAAATTCGAAAACATAAAACAAAAATTCACCGCCGTTCACGTAAAGGAAGCGAATCTGTAAAAACAGAAACAGTACCTCCTACGGATGAACACGAAGCGGATTTTGATATTGTAAGAACAAAACAATTTCAATTGAAACCAATGAACAGTGAAGAAGCTGTCCTACAAATGAACATGTTAGGTCATGACTTTTTCATCTATAATGATGCTGATTCAGAAACAACAAATATTGTTTATAAACGTCGTGATGGCAAGTTTGGCCTTATCGAAACGGAATAG
- the prfB gene encoding peptide chain release factor 2 (programmed frameshift) has translation MELAEIRNALEKSREQVTQFRGSLDLEELEARIQEIDEVMSEPGFWDNQETAQSKINESNSLKAQYEVFHQIDETQEELETMYEMLKEEPDEELLADLETELKAYQKTIADYELSQLLDGTYDRNNVLLELHPGAGGTESQDWCDMLLRMYTRWAEKHKFSVQTLDYQAGDEAGVKSVTLLIKGENAYGYMKSEKGIHRLVRISPFDSAGRRHTSFVSCDVMPELTDEAAIEIRPEDLRVDTYRASGAGGQHINKTDSAVRLTHIPTGLVTASQSERSQLKNRDHAMSMLKAKIAQKQEEEKAQQLAEIRGEQKEIGWGSQIRSYVFHPYSMVKDHRTNAETGNVQAVMDGDIDLFIDAYLRLGFAN, from the exons ATGGAATTAGCAGAAATTAGAAATGCATTGGAAAAATCACGCGAACAAGTCACACAATTTAGGGGGTCACTT GACTTAGAAGAGCTTGAAGCGCGTATTCAAGAAATTGATGAAGTGATGTCAGAACCAGGATTTTGGGATAACCAAGAAACCGCACAAAGTAAGATTAATGAATCAAATAGCTTAAAGGCACAATATGAAGTGTTCCATCAAATTGATGAAACACAAGAAGAATTAGAAACGATGTACGAAATGCTTAAAGAAGAGCCTGATGAAGAACTATTGGCTGATTTGGAAACAGAATTAAAGGCTTATCAAAAAACGATTGCTGATTATGAATTGAGTCAATTGTTAGATGGTACGTATGATCGTAATAATGTGTTGTTAGAATTACATCCTGGCGCAGGTGGTACGGAGTCACAAGATTGGTGTGATATGCTATTGCGCATGTATACACGTTGGGCTGAAAAACATAAATTCAGCGTACAAACACTGGATTATCAAGCAGGTGATGAAGCGGGCGTTAAAAGTGTTACCTTATTAATCAAAGGTGAAAACGCTTATGGTTATATGAAATCTGAAAAAGGTATTCATCGTCTGGTTCGTATCTCGCCGTTTGATTCAGCTGGCCGTCGACACACGTCATTTGTATCTTGTGATGTTATGCCAGAATTAACAGATGAAGCAGCAATTGAAATACGTCCAGAAGATTTACGAGTAGATACCTATCGTGCATCAGGAGCTGGGGGTCAACATATTAATAAAACTGATTCGGCGGTACGATTGACACATATTCCGACAGGTTTAGTGACAGCGTCACAATCAGAACGGTCACAACTTAAAAACCGCGATCATGCAATGAGTATGTTGAAAGCGAAAATCGCTCAAAAACAAGAAGAAGAAAAAGCACAACAACTTGCTGAAATTCGTGGTGAACAAAAAGAAATTGGTTGGGGTAGCCAAATTCGTTCATACGTGTTCCATCCTTATTCGATGGTGAAAGATCATCGTACAAATGCTGAAACAGGTAATGTACAAGCTGTAATGGATGGGGACATTGATTTATTTATCGATGCATATTTACGTTTAGGTTTTGCAAATTAA
- the secA gene encoding preprotein translocase subunit SecA — MAGLLKRLFESGKKDERHLEKKADLVEAFADEMSALSDEELKAKTPALQARFQAGETLDQLLPEAFAVAREGARRVLGMYPFRVQIMGGVVLHEGNIAEMKTGEGKTLTSTLPVYLNALSGKGVHVVTVNEYLVSRDAKEMGELFEFLGLTVGININALSTDEKRAQYACDVTYSTNNELGFDYLRDNMVVYKEQMVQRPLSFAVIDEVDSILIDEARTPLIISGEAEKSTLGYTRASAFAKTLTEDSYIYDLKTKSVSLNEDGMDKAEKYFQVDNIFDLSNAATLHYIAQALKAEVTMHKDVDYVVQDGEVLIVDQFTGRIMEGRRFSDGLHQSLEAKEGVAIKSESKTMATITFQNYFRMYAKLSGMTGTAKTEEEELTDIYNMRVIQIPTNKPIQREDHADLIYGSIKAKFEAVAEDIATRHKNGQPVLVGTVAIETSELISDKLTRKGIPHNVLNAKQHEREADIIINAGEKGAVTIATNMAGRGTDIKLGEGVVEVGGLAVIGTERHESRRIDNQLRGRAGRQGDPGATQFYLSMEDELMKRFSSDNVKRMMDRFMAEDEAIQSKMLSRAVESAQTRVEGNNFDSRKQVLQYDDVLRQQREVIYGQRYEVITTEDSLDDIILGMIERVVSNLVADYTSGLEREEYKLKNIVEFIEANLLNETDVTEAELQGKDPEEIETYIWDIVQKEYDVKRALLDAEQWLEFEKVVMLRVVDTKWTDHIDAMDHLREGINLRAYGQINPLQEYQAEGYRMFTAMVESVDDDVTRYVMKAEIRQNLERKQVAKGNAVSGEQSSSKEVKKMPTRKDQHIGRNDECPCGSGKKYKNCHGRGE; from the coding sequence ATGGCTGGACTATTAAAAAGATTATTTGAGTCAGGTAAAAAAGATGAGCGACATTTAGAAAAAAAAGCAGATTTAGTTGAAGCCTTTGCAGATGAAATGTCAGCTTTAAGTGATGAAGAACTTAAAGCTAAAACACCCGCGTTACAAGCGCGTTTTCAAGCAGGTGAAACATTAGATCAATTATTACCCGAGGCATTTGCAGTGGCTCGTGAAGGTGCAAGACGTGTATTAGGTATGTACCCATTCCGCGTTCAAATAATGGGTGGCGTAGTTTTACATGAAGGTAATATCGCAGAAATGAAAACAGGGGAAGGTAAAACATTAACTTCAACATTACCTGTTTATTTAAATGCGTTATCAGGTAAAGGCGTTCATGTTGTTACTGTCAATGAGTATCTTGTTAGTCGTGATGCTAAAGAGATGGGTGAATTGTTTGAATTCCTTGGTTTAACAGTGGGTATCAACATCAATGCATTATCAACGGATGAAAAAAGAGCACAATATGCGTGTGATGTTACTTATTCAACAAATAATGAACTCGGCTTTGATTATTTGCGTGACAACATGGTTGTTTATAAAGAGCAAATGGTACAACGTCCACTTTCGTTTGCTGTTATTGATGAGGTTGACTCGATTCTAATTGATGAGGCACGTACACCGTTAATCATTTCAGGTGAAGCTGAGAAATCAACATTAGGTTATACGCGAGCATCAGCTTTTGCAAAAACGTTAACAGAAGATAGCTATATCTATGACTTGAAAACAAAATCTGTTTCATTGAATGAAGACGGAATGGATAAGGCTGAAAAATACTTCCAAGTTGATAATATCTTTGATTTATCAAATGCAGCGACTTTACATTACATTGCACAAGCGCTTAAAGCGGAAGTGACAATGCATAAAGATGTTGACTACGTTGTTCAAGATGGCGAAGTGTTAATCGTTGATCAATTTACGGGTCGTATCATGGAAGGGCGCCGTTTCTCTGATGGCTTGCACCAATCCTTAGAAGCTAAAGAAGGCGTTGCAATTAAAAGTGAATCAAAAACAATGGCAACAATTACGTTCCAAAACTACTTCCGTATGTATGCTAAATTGTCAGGTATGACAGGTACAGCTAAAACAGAAGAGGAAGAATTAACGGATATTTATAACATGCGTGTTATTCAGATTCCAACAAATAAACCAATTCAACGTGAAGATCACGCTGATTTAATTTACGGATCAATTAAAGCTAAATTTGAGGCAGTTGCTGAAGATATTGCAACGCGTCATAAAAATGGGCAGCCTGTACTTGTAGGTACAGTAGCGATTGAAACTTCTGAATTAATCTCAGATAAATTAACGCGTAAAGGTATCCCTCACAATGTCTTAAACGCAAAACAGCATGAGCGTGAAGCGGATATTATTATTAATGCCGGTGAAAAAGGCGCAGTAACAATTGCAACTAACATGGCTGGTCGTGGTACCGATATTAAACTAGGCGAAGGTGTTGTTGAAGTTGGTGGCTTGGCCGTTATTGGTACAGAGCGTCATGAGTCTCGTCGTATTGATAATCAGTTGCGTGGTCGTGCCGGTCGTCAAGGTGACCCAGGTGCAACACAATTTTATCTTTCAATGGAAGATGAATTAATGAAACGTTTCTCATCTGATAACGTTAAACGAATGATGGATCGTTTTATGGCTGAAGACGAAGCAATCCAAAGTAAAATGCTAAGTCGTGCGGTTGAATCAGCACAAACACGTGTTGAAGGGAATAACTTTGACTCACGTAAACAAGTCCTGCAATACGATGATGTTTTACGTCAACAACGTGAAGTTATTTATGGTCAACGTTATGAAGTTATCACAACAGAAGATAGTCTTGATGATATTATTTTAGGTATGATCGAGCGTGTGGTTTCTAACCTTGTTGCTGATTACACATCAGGTCTTGAACGAGAAGAATATAAATTAAAAAATATTGTTGAGTTCATTGAAGCTAACTTACTGAATGAAACTGATGTAACAGAAGCAGAATTGCAAGGCAAAGACCCAGAGGAAATTGAAACTTATATTTGGGATATTGTACAAAAAGAATATGATGTTAAGCGTGCATTGTTAGATGCAGAACAATGGCTTGAGTTTGAAAAAGTGGTCATGTTACGTGTTGTTGATACTAAATGGACAGATCATATTGATGCGATGGATCATTTACGTGAAGGAATTAACTTACGAGCGTATGGTCAAATCAATCCTTTACAAGAGTATCAAGCAGAAGGTTACCGTATGTTTACAGCAATGGTTGAAAGTGTTGATGATGACGTTACGCGTTACGTAATGAAAGCTGAGATTCGCCAAAACCTTGAGCGTAAACAAGTTGCTAAAGGAAATGCTGTTTCAGGCGAACAATCATCAAGTAAAGAAGTTAAAAAAATGCCAACACGTAAAGACCAACATATTGGTCGTAATGATGAATGTCCATGCGGCAGTGGTAAGAAATATAAAAACTGTCATGGTCGTGGCGAGTAA
- a CDS encoding response regulator transcription factor, with translation MQTTIMIIDDHQLYREGLRHILNGDDDLQVVHVTTLSDSIIAEYEEYKPQIVFVDGNSEKNTILNEMLIYMSDKEETQVALLSDFVTNQEIAAAIQKGVVGFLLKDMDSQEFIAAVKELSNDNAYIHPKISKRLLLLLSKSSNDSISLGSLSASDVQYPLHILTHRECEVLQLLAAGKNNRDIGVDLYISEKTVKNHVSSILKKLDVADRTQAVLKGIRNNWVGIS, from the coding sequence ATGCAGACAACAATAATGATTATAGATGATCACCAGTTATACCGAGAAGGATTACGACATATTTTAAATGGAGATGATGACCTACAAGTTGTTCATGTAACGACTCTATCTGATTCAATCATTGCTGAGTACGAAGAGTATAAACCGCAAATCGTTTTTGTGGATGGTAATTCTGAAAAAAATACTATTTTAAATGAAATGTTAATTTATATGAGTGATAAAGAAGAAACGCAAGTTGCGTTATTATCTGATTTTGTTACCAATCAAGAAATTGCAGCAGCGATTCAAAAAGGTGTGGTAGGATTCCTACTTAAAGATATGGACAGCCAAGAGTTTATTGCTGCTGTAAAAGAATTGAGTAATGATAATGCGTATATTCATCCTAAAATAAGTAAACGTTTACTTTTGCTACTATCAAAAAGTTCAAATGATAGTATTAGTTTAGGGAGTTTATCGGCTTCAGATGTTCAGTATCCGTTGCATATTTTGACACATCGAGAGTGTGAAGTGTTACAATTATTGGCAGCTGGGAAAAATAATCGTGATATTGGTGTGGACCTTTATATCAGTGAAAAAACTGTGAAAAATCATGTCAGCAGTATCTTGAAAAAATTAGATGTTGCTGATCGAACACAGGCTGTTTTGAAAGGTATTCGCAACAACTGGGTGGGGATTAGTTAA
- a CDS encoding YitT family protein: MGAIERHVPKYIVEALFVILGSFVIAIGFNGFLLPNQIASGGFSGVSIVVSALTDWKPAYILWALNGTFFLIGWLVLGKGFAAKTFLGTALLPLFFLLTEGLPALTHNTLVGAIFGGLLVGLGLGIVFLGNASTGGTDLIAMILHRFAKISLGKSVAVIDGLVVISSMLIFSVEKGLIALIALYVTIKVIDIVQLGIKQKTAKNVMVISRKEAEIRDGLINQLKLGVTRLDAQGGYSQVNNGVLMIIIPTPEFQRVNDYVMGIDPQAFVIVMDASEVQGLGFTRARNANDIAL, from the coding sequence GTGGGAGCAATTGAACGCCATGTGCCAAAATATATTGTTGAAGCGTTATTTGTTATACTAGGTTCATTTGTAATTGCCATCGGTTTTAATGGCTTTTTACTTCCCAATCAAATTGCATCAGGCGGTTTTAGCGGGGTCAGTATTGTTGTAAGTGCCTTAACAGATTGGAAGCCAGCTTACATTTTATGGGCGTTAAATGGGACGTTTTTTTTAATCGGTTGGTTAGTACTAGGTAAAGGCTTTGCAGCTAAAACTTTTTTAGGCACCGCATTGTTACCGTTGTTCTTTCTATTGACGGAGGGATTGCCAGCCTTAACACATAACACACTTGTTGGCGCCATTTTTGGTGGATTGTTAGTCGGATTAGGATTGGGCATTGTTTTTTTAGGAAATGCCTCAACAGGTGGAACGGATTTGATTGCAATGATACTCCATCGCTTCGCCAAAATATCTTTAGGTAAATCAGTCGCTGTGATTGATGGGCTAGTTGTTATCAGTTCAATGCTTATTTTTAGTGTTGAAAAAGGACTGATTGCGCTAATTGCACTTTATGTCACCATCAAAGTGATCGATATCGTACAGTTAGGTATCAAGCAAAAAACAGCTAAAAATGTGATGGTTATATCGCGCAAAGAAGCAGAAATTCGTGACGGTTTAATCAACCAATTAAAATTAGGCGTGACACGTTTGGATGCTCAGGGTGGTTATTCGCAAGTTAATAATGGTGTGTTGATGATTATTATACCAACGCCTGAATTTCAGCGCGTGAATGATTATGTAATGGGCATTGATCCTCAGGCATTTGTGATTGTGATGGATGCGTCAGAAGTGCAAGGATTAGGATTTACTCGTGCTCGAAATGCAAATGACATCGCATTGTAA
- a CDS encoding DegV family protein yields MKIALVSDTTATLDQAVIEKYAIHTVPLTITIDGKSYREQEDLTNKEFYQLLKESDALPTSSQPSPGEWLSLYERLAKTHDAIIVLTLSEKISGTYQTAHAMAQEVKDVDIHVIDSNYSSRPQAYLVEEAGRMIAQDQPITAILAKIEQMIDAMDAYIIVDDLNHLARGGRMSSATALVGSMLKIKPVIRFVDKSLVMFEKIRTQKKAIARVEVLFAEVYKNDKQLRATVLHSDVETKAKAIYNEMIVKYPEVEWDVSEFGPVLGTHLGPGALAIVWTIK; encoded by the coding sequence ATGAAAATAGCACTTGTATCTGATACGACTGCAACGCTTGATCAAGCAGTCATTGAAAAGTACGCGATTCATACCGTACCGTTAACCATAACGATTGATGGGAAGTCTTATCGAGAGCAAGAAGATTTAACGAATAAAGAGTTTTATCAGCTTTTAAAAGAAAGTGACGCGTTACCAACAAGTTCTCAACCTTCGCCAGGCGAATGGTTATCACTTTACGAACGCTTAGCGAAAACACACGATGCCATTATTGTTTTAACATTATCTGAAAAAATTAGTGGTACGTATCAAACAGCTCATGCAATGGCACAAGAAGTGAAAGATGTTGATATTCATGTGATTGATTCCAATTACAGTAGCCGACCACAAGCTTATCTTGTTGAAGAAGCAGGGCGCATGATTGCTCAAGACCAGCCAATCACAGCCATTCTCGCGAAAATCGAACAGATGATTGATGCGATGGATGCTTATATTATTGTTGATGACTTGAACCACTTGGCAAGAGGCGGACGGATGTCTAGCGCAACAGCATTAGTTGGAAGCATGTTGAAAATCAAGCCAGTCATTCGTTTTGTGGATAAAAGCTTAGTAATGTTTGAAAAAATTAGAACACAGAAAAAAGCGATTGCTCGAGTTGAAGTGTTGTTTGCTGAAGTTTACAAGAATGATAAGCAGCTGCGTGCAACCGTATTACATTCGGATGTAGAAACGAAGGCAAAAGCTATCTATAATGAAATGATTGTGAAGTACCCAGAAGTAGAATGGGACGTTAGTGAGTTCGGTCCTGTTTTGGGAACGCATTTAGGCCCAGGTGCACTCGCTATTGTTTGGACAATTAAATAA
- a CDS encoding DEAD/DEAH box helicase — protein sequence MKSKGQLHLVPINCEVLEGWQTFPTFEKEQCWRCGSDTNKEIIQVTHGVSEPYYYCRSCLAVGSANTCQKYIWQPPLQRKGTDVNLLEWEGCLTPEQSVISNHLKEAVEKGCERYFIWAVTGAGKTEILYETIAFFLQNGGQVAFISPRRAACIDVSKRLKKVFSRTQQVTLHQTSEAVYKDEQLVIATAPQMWRFYCAFDLIIIDEVDAFPYVSSLQLQYGTKRALKKTGSSVLLSATPTKTQKQEMRTGILPYAHLNKRYHGYALVVPRLRLDVQGAKCLMRGIIPDKLKKWLLKHEKRHVLIFVPEISWISSLVTMLKETVDINVAGVSAEDKEREQKIEAFRTRKLRLLVTTTILERGVNFTDIDVVIMNAHHRLYNLAVLIQIAGRVGRSKNFPTGAVICFHAGKTAALNSMIKEIKKHNHEAASDG from the coding sequence ATGAAGAGTAAAGGGCAGTTGCACTTGGTTCCAATAAACTGCGAGGTCCTTGAAGGATGGCAAACGTTTCCGACATTTGAAAAGGAACAGTGTTGGCGATGTGGAAGTGATACAAACAAAGAAATTATTCAGGTGACGCATGGCGTGTCGGAACCTTATTATTATTGTCGGTCATGTTTAGCTGTTGGATCGGCAAATACATGTCAAAAATATATATGGCAGCCGCCGTTACAGCGTAAAGGTACTGACGTTAACTTGCTTGAATGGGAGGGATGTCTCACACCAGAACAATCAGTTATAAGTAACCACTTGAAAGAAGCAGTAGAAAAAGGCTGTGAACGGTATTTTATTTGGGCAGTTACAGGTGCAGGTAAAACAGAAATTTTATATGAAACCATCGCTTTCTTTTTACAAAACGGTGGCCAAGTTGCCTTTATAAGTCCACGGCGGGCAGCTTGCATAGATGTTTCTAAGCGGCTAAAAAAAGTATTTAGTCGAACGCAGCAGGTGACATTGCACCAAACGAGCGAAGCAGTTTATAAAGATGAACAATTAGTCATTGCCACAGCGCCACAAATGTGGCGTTTTTACTGTGCCTTCGATTTAATCATTATTGATGAAGTTGATGCGTTTCCTTATGTTTCCAGTTTGCAGCTTCAGTATGGTACAAAACGTGCGCTGAAGAAAACGGGTAGCAGCGTGTTGCTTAGTGCCACGCCCACGAAAACACAAAAGCAGGAGATGCGTACTGGCATTTTACCGTATGCTCATCTGAACAAACGATATCACGGATATGCTTTGGTTGTGCCACGTCTTAGGTTAGATGTACAAGGTGCAAAATGTTTAATGCGTGGGATAATACCCGATAAACTGAAAAAGTGGTTGCTAAAGCATGAGAAGCGACACGTTCTTATTTTTGTCCCAGAAATCAGCTGGATTTCATCATTGGTCACTATGTTAAAAGAGACGGTGGACATTAATGTTGCAGGTGTTAGTGCTGAAGATAAGGAACGTGAACAAAAAATTGAAGCATTTCGAACTAGAAAGCTACGTCTTTTAGTGACCACTACTATTTTAGAACGTGGTGTTAATTTTACGGATATTGATGTGGTGATTATGAATGCACATCATCGTCTTTATAATTTAGCTGTATTAATACAAATTGCAGGTCGTGTTGGTCGATCAAAAAACTTTCCTACAGGAGCAGTTATCTGTTTTCATGCGGGCAAAACGGCAGCTTTGAATAGTATGATCAAAGAAATAAAAAAACATAACCATGAGGCAGCCTCAGATGGATGA
- a CDS encoding YigZ family protein, which produces MLDTYLTVKTNGSHEIIIQKSRFITHVKRTVDEADAQHFIQSIKKAHYQASHNCSAYLIGDRDQFQKANDDGEPSGTAGVPMLEVLKKRQLKNVTVVVTRYFGGTKLGAGGLVRAYGSAVSETLNTIGIVRCELMTIVTCAVAYPLLPILENLLQKKALGIQKIDYSENVSLSIYVKHSEVSEISDWLINVTNGTANITIGDVLYQEHVVPC; this is translated from the coding sequence ATGCTAGATACATATTTAACTGTAAAAACTAACGGAAGTCATGAAATAATTATTCAAAAATCTCGTTTCATTACTCACGTAAAACGAACAGTTGACGAAGCTGATGCACAGCACTTTATTCAGAGCATAAAAAAGGCGCACTACCAAGCGTCACACAACTGCTCAGCCTATCTTATTGGAGATAGAGACCAGTTTCAAAAAGCAAATGATGACGGTGAGCCAAGTGGCACTGCTGGCGTGCCGATGCTTGAAGTTCTAAAAAAACGTCAATTGAAAAATGTGACCGTTGTTGTAACGCGCTATTTTGGTGGTACCAAACTCGGTGCAGGCGGTTTAGTACGTGCTTATGGCAGTGCTGTCAGCGAGACACTCAATACAATTGGAATTGTTCGCTGTGAATTAATGACAATTGTAACGTGTGCTGTCGCCTACCCGCTATTGCCGATTCTCGAAAATCTATTACAAAAAAAAGCATTAGGCATACAAAAGATAGACTACAGTGAAAATGTATCACTTTCTATTTATGTCAAACATTCCGAAGTAAGTGAGATTTCAGATTGGTTGATAAATGTAACAAACGGGACTGCTAATATAACGATTGGCGATGTTTTATACCAAGAGCACGTGGTGCCATGCTAA
- a CDS encoding ComF family protein: MKQSGLQLKIHSLYEYDETAQSFMTQFKYQEDWLLAGCFRKEVRQLLQLHKSKAVIVPIPQAERSKRFFNQTEALLNETKMSYEPILMTNSAKRQARKTRINRLTATDEFECIRTCSRTQALLFDDVCTTGATLYRAQRCLLKQGIEVIGACVLFRVKK, translated from the coding sequence ATGAAGCAAAGTGGTTTACAACTTAAAATTCATAGTCTGTACGAGTATGATGAAACAGCTCAATCTTTTATGACTCAATTTAAGTATCAAGAAGATTGGTTACTTGCTGGCTGCTTTCGAAAGGAAGTCCGTCAGTTATTGCAGCTGCACAAAAGTAAAGCAGTTATCGTACCAATTCCTCAAGCTGAAAGGAGTAAGCGTTTTTTTAATCAAACAGAAGCGCTTTTAAATGAAACGAAAATGAGTTATGAACCGATACTGATGACAAATTCAGCAAAACGACAAGCACGAAAAACGAGAATAAATCGTTTGACAGCAACGGATGAATTCGAATGTATTCGAACGTGTTCCCGAACGCAAGCCTTGCTGTTTGATGATGTTTGTACGACAGGTGCAACCCTCTATCGAGCCCAACGCTGTTTATTGAAACAAGGGATAGAAGTTATTGGTGCATGCGTTCTTTTTCGTGTCAAAAAATGA
- a CDS encoding LCP family protein has protein sequence MSDLRQNKHKKFRRRRIILFSIMIPIMLIIMVVSVYATYLYSKGENAFDKAFSSIRDGKGSDLRTKNVVAAKDNMSFLIIGVDDSDVRNFKGNARSDALLYGTLNIKTHALTLLSIPRDSYVLVPGTENSTEQWTKIAHAHAYGGPELSVKTVENTLQLPVDKYVRFNFTSFLEIVDALGGIEVDVPVSFTEQDSKDKAGAITLKKGLQELNGEQALALARTRHIDNDIERGKRQQLVIEAIIKKALQMGSISKYGSIIDTVGNNMKTDMDFETMMSLAKYAINNKDDFKVKSLNLKGADSTIDNIYYYRLDNEELHKTANTLAKELDFDLPFPDATNTTGDEVTTDTGIGTETPAVTP, from the coding sequence ATGTCCGATTTGCGACAGAATAAGCACAAAAAATTTCGTCGAAGAAGAATTATTCTTTTCTCGATTATGATTCCAATAATGCTTATAATTATGGTTGTTTCAGTCTATGCAACTTATCTTTATTCAAAAGGCGAAAATGCGTTTGATAAGGCATTCTCTTCAATACGTGACGGTAAAGGTTCTGATTTACGTACTAAAAACGTCGTAGCAGCTAAAGATAATATGTCATTTCTTATCATCGGAGTTGATGATAGCGATGTTCGTAACTTTAAAGGTAATGCTCGCTCAGATGCTTTATTATATGGAACTTTAAACATAAAAACACATGCACTCACATTACTTAGTATTCCGCGTGACTCCTATGTTCTTGTACCAGGCACAGAAAACAGCACTGAACAATGGACAAAAATTGCCCATGCTCATGCATACGGCGGACCTGAACTCAGTGTTAAAACTGTCGAAAACACGTTACAACTACCCGTTGATAAATACGTGCGTTTCAACTTCACATCTTTCTTAGAGATTGTCGATGCTTTAGGCGGTATTGAAGTTGATGTACCTGTATCCTTTACTGAGCAAGATTCAAAGGATAAAGCGGGCGCAATCACACTGAAAAAAGGACTACAAGAACTAAATGGTGAGCAAGCATTAGCTCTTGCTCGAACACGTCATATTGATAACGATATCGAACGTGGTAAACGACAACAACTTGTTATTGAAGCCATTATCAAAAAAGCGTTACAAATGGGATCTATTTCAAAATACGGTTCGATCATTGATACAGTTGGAAATAACATGAAAACTGATATGGATTTCGAAACGATGATGTCACTTGCAAAATATGCCATCAACAATAAAGACGATTTCAAAGTTAAATCACTCAACTTAAAAGGTGCAGATTCAACAATTGATAATATTTACTACTACCGATTAGACAATGAAGAGCTACATAAAACTGCTAATACTTTAGCGAAGGAATTGGATTTTGATCTACCCTTCCCAGATGCAACGAACACTACAGGCGACGAAGTAACAACTGACACTGGAATCGGAACTGAAACACCAGCAGTTACTCCTTAA
- a CDS encoding GNAT family N-acetyltransferase, which yields MLKSSSTFKRALDSSRLTLTPLTMIDAVDLLSLWSEAETMHYLHVKPLDDLSTVQDMVKMLEDDRFAIRYAIRLKANGSLIGTVGINDWTPKGIEIGYELHAMYRRQGFMREVFLCLLPFIWSLTDDSIYAKVDSANMPSKELLRSFNFEQQFQSWEFNVELDKNIHISYFILQKKNFLT from the coding sequence ATGCTAAAAAGTTCTTCGACTTTTAAACGCGCTCTTGATAGCTCGCGTTTAACACTTACACCACTCACGATGATTGACGCTGTTGATTTGCTCTCATTATGGTCTGAAGCTGAAACCATGCATTATCTACACGTTAAACCGCTTGACGATTTAAGTACTGTTCAAGATATGGTGAAAATGCTTGAAGACGATCGTTTCGCAATACGTTATGCCATTCGATTGAAAGCTAACGGCTCACTAATTGGTACCGTTGGCATTAATGATTGGACACCTAAAGGGATTGAAATTGGTTATGAACTACATGCGATGTATCGTCGTCAAGGTTTTATGCGCGAAGTTTTTTTATGTCTACTGCCTTTTATTTGGTCATTAACTGATGACTCTATTTACGCAAAAGTAGATAGCGCCAATATGCCTTCAAAAGAATTGCTGCGTTCGTTTAACTTTGAGCAACAATTTCAAAGTTGGGAATTTAATGTTGAACTTGATAAAAATATCCATATTTCTTATTTTATTTTGCAAAAAAAGAATTTTCTTACCTAA